TCAAGGATGCGTTTGAATGTCTTAAGAGAGATATATTGCAGACAACGGTAGCAAAAAATTTTTTAGAAGACGAGTTTACGGCAACGGAGCTGCAAAAAGTATTGCTAACGGTAACAGACAGATCAAGTATAAAAATAAAATCAGTTTGGATGAGAAATATTCAAGCCACTCCATTTATAGAAAAAGCAATAAATGACGAAGGGGATGTAAAAGTAACAAAAAAATATTCAAGAAGACCGTCAACATTATATAGATTCAAAGATAATGGTGATGTACCTGTGGTCTCCATCTATTAACACGGGTGAAATCAAGACTCAAAAGAGGTGTTGGTGTGAGTGATGACTCGAACGGTTTTGGCGATTGCTCTCTAAAGGTAGGAGCTTTCTGCTAAGTAAAAAAGTCTAAATAAGATAATTTAGATGAGGTTTCATATAGTTTTAGATAATCGTCCGAAAACTCTCACTGATTGAAGGGACGTTTTATCCCACTCTTAAGGGTCAGTAAAACCCCCACTGATTGAAGTTTAGCTTTATATTCTGAAATAAGTGGTTTGTTGCGTATATCAAGTTAATAAATCTGGAAGGCGGTTAACTAGAATAAAAATTCGTTTGTTACTTTGCATATGAAGGGATAAATGAAAGCTGAAGGTAAGAAAAGACAAATGAAAGATTTGTGTTAGTTAGTGTCGTGACATGTTATGACAGACTATTCATTTTGAAATTGTTGAAGTGCTGTAACCAATTAGCATAGAGAGGGTATACATAGGTTTGGATAAATGATGCGAAATATCCTCATAAAAAACGAAAGGGGTGGTGTGTTATGGTAGAACTAAGGCTAAAAGAGGAAGGAAAGCTTAAACGATTAACAAATAAAACATTTAAATTTGACGAGCGAGTTGGAGAAGGGTGGTACTCCGCAGTTTATTTTTTAAAAACGCGAAAGATAGCCGAGAAATATAAAAAAAATACCGTTGTAACCATGCAGTTTTTTCAGAAAGAGAATGCGGTATTATGTGGTGTAGATGAGGTGATTGCGTTAATTGAAACATTTGCAGATAAACCTGAGGAACTAAAGATTAAAGCCTTACATGACGGGGATAAAATAACGCCTTTTGAATCTGTGTTAACGATAGAAGGGCATTACCATACGTTTGGCCATCTTGAAGGTGTAATTGATGGAATATTAGCAAGACGTACAAGTATCGCCACGAATGTATATAAGGTTGTGACAGAAGCACGGGATAAAAAGGTTATCTTTATGGGAGATCGAGACGATCATTTTTCCAATCAAGTAGGGGACGGTTATGCCGCGTATATTGGAGGAATGACGGCTCAGGCAACCCATGCTATGAATGAGTGGTGGGGAGAAAAGGGATTAGGGACAATGCCGCATGCTATGATTCAGATGTTTGGAGGAGATCTAGAAAAAGCCTGCAAGGCATATGTTGAAACATTCCCGGAGGATGATTTGATTGCGTTGGTTGATTACAACAATGATGTCATTGGCGATGCGCTC
The Salipaludibacillus sp. LMS25 DNA segment above includes these coding regions:
- a CDS encoding nicotinate phosphoribosyltransferase translates to MVELRLKEEGKLKRLTNKTFKFDERVGEGWYSAVYFLKTRKIAEKYKKNTVVTMQFFQKENAVLCGVDEVIALIETFADKPEELKIKALHDGDKITPFESVLTIEGHYHTFGHLEGVIDGILARRTSIATNVYKVVTEARDKKVIFMGDRDDHFSNQVGDGYAAYIGGMTAQATHAMNEWWGEKGLGTMPHAMIQMFGGDLEKACKAYVETFPEDDLIALVDYNNDVIGDALKVGKAFGRRLKGVRVDTSKQMIDQYFIRNNEELGLFDPRGVNPTLIKALRKALDNEGLDYVEIVVSGGFTVEKIRKFEQENTPVDVYGVGGSLLKVSIGFTGDNVLLDGNEEAKKGRRFNDNQRLEEVSLVKRRNSPRDVEA